One genomic window of Salvelinus alpinus chromosome 9, SLU_Salpinus.1, whole genome shotgun sequence includes the following:
- the nlrc5 gene encoding protein NLRC5 isoform X3: protein MEAEEDVQTVLTQETHELADILGYQDDALLAILYEMMDSRARERLMRPASHRERILELLSYFRTADPAICRQFLQMVCMHCDMPMRLESRLMSVAGSVTSDPWPTPARETPSLCDPEEVIENNSHTLVDEYIPSQGWCVKRPRIDHVESYKAAVRRFLLQRWERVMQGVVTEVRLEEAWVSLRHRTHVRPRDRADGALSPSELLQGDEEGTVEDRVTVHALLGSEAQVTLLLGQAGSGKTLLMHCLGQKWTQGAFPSFHLLILLEFRQLNLVARPLSLKELLFRFFLPPEGGEEECTAVLDFILENPEKICLIFDGYDEFHTKITHSGKLSSPFDPLCPLPMAELISGLCSRRILPGCTLLITCRPRDVTDLESSVDCIGELLGFNQRSVKEYAEQYFQDKGLNLKEKAVSYLLANHHLLTMCYLPALCHICCVCLDHIFSSGGSQLLPQLPNTLTQVYLQILCAFLSRCPGSSTPLLQSHRAEVTLLGRLAMRGLEGSKIVFLSEEVPPDLVDFATKAGLLSQVDLTHEDGSKGQGYTFMHLTMQEFLGALHIMTSEDITEAQLRKKFNVKTRWTTKSDPKTVFTDSLHLYVCGLAAPACSSYLLQLVRGVGAVGWVKKRLALVRKLLRSLAMSTNLTGPKVVELCHCVQETQDAQLAREMVGSRPCFELRNITLNPVDLDALAFVVSSAGVGIGLDFGACSMELECLDILPSCQHIDFLIFRSRKYDDRFADKLSCILPRLPTLKRFEFICGNLTDVGAAKLARALESCPQITELNFSDNSLTDRGVREIADIFPKLPSLASVSLGRNGCSLESIYILLEKITSSPSIQGLYAEGMKDVSVLFVPSLDMKCSKDKTGLTLSLLNCRFTTDQMNRLCQLLARCPGLSVLDLSGGDFNADTLKALTDSLQELNVSKQIVLNEIPISIDGLMVLTSFLSVCPDVVQVYISLQEPVRSSIFFAGGIEKQHPEMSKKLCLIGCALRPPHLDHLCENLTDCSALTLLDISNNSLGNKGLKKLLDLLPQFSTIQEINVSENAVSMEGVVLLADTLCSHRNMSEVNVSHGGKKLFLKFHSSKRIQSEALRTSPDMEQDKKLSLTHSDIQPTDMTRLCRRLVQCPGLLKIDFSHGSLKDDAIENLLNILPKMTSLQLLNMSHVQMSTDGVLLLVRSLIDCQRVRAVELRPQGEAFIKFVNMKAEQATCRLTQYTLSSGDVEKLSGILAQCPHLSDLDLSSNLLRDEGVKSFVDSLPSLRIASSVNLNDNRLTQMGALYLVNTVTTCEKVAAVEVSLGTDERSLIRFEQDSDCGKTLSLRECHFGADHLQRLAEILTRCAAQLVKLRIRNNGLSVQVIEDLVKQLRCGHVQRYISIEEPWITAEAAVNLVSCCLNLNPNIHTIRVNKSTVHITLDECQNPTATSGGTSTDMSGSLATVTISLVDCAVQGHHLVSLQTVFQRCVLLQELDLSLNSIGRVGAELLCSVLPSLASLRILSLESKETSEDVVLLLAEGLLQAKSIESLNLFGHVITDRGAVALTRTLQNFPRLRTINLSLCYGWTPAGGLELVRGLGQCLSLEGISLDSVQLDEESTVCLAQGLHAMTSLKRLNLNNKVTMVTGSPWEGATLVLLASLEGLRGMEEIELEGMRMSDKGVEELIKHLPTWTGLRKISLSGNCISDQAGERLVQALTTCTALEELNLSRNNLSLACAAKMGQVLPTLTHFRVLDLSENEIGTKGSVSISKALISMKYLTKIHLTSIGTSELAGLADSLAHCVCAEDVSFAWNDCGDDVAVKLAEVLPQCQKLRRLDLESNSISTIGAEALARSLQSCPSVEVIRLWRNVISTSDAQKLRQREKRLNFSST from the exons GTGATCCTTGGCCTACACCGGCAAGAGAGACCCCATCCCTCTGTGATCCAG AAGAAGTCATTGAAAACAACAGCCATACCCTGGTTGATGAGTATATACCATCTCAAGGTTGGTGTGTAAAACGCCCACGAATAG ACCACGTAGAAAGCTACAAGGCTGCTGTGAGGAGATTTCTACTGCAGAGGTGGGAGAGGGTAATGCAGGGTGTGGTGACGGAGGTTCGCCTGGAAGAGGCCTGGGTCAGTCTGCGCCACAGAACCCATGTTAGACCCAGAGACAGGGCTGATGGAGCTCTGAGCCCCTCAGAGCTTCtgcagggggatgaggaggggactgTGGAGGACAGGGTGACTGTTCACGCCCTCCTGGGTTCAGAAGCCCAGGTCACACTGCTGTTAGGCCAGGCAGGGTCAGGGAAGACACTACTGATGCACTGCCTTGGCCAGAAATGGACACAGGGCGCCTTTCCCTCCTTTCACCTACTGATCCTGCTAGAGTTCCGCCAGCTCAACCTCGTGGCTCGGCCGCTCTCTCTGAAGGAGCTGCTCTTTCGCTTCTTCCTACCACCAGAGGGTGGGGAGGAGGAGTGTACCGCTGTACTTGACTTCATCCTTGAAAACCCTGAGAAAATATGCTTGATCTTTGATGGCTACGACGAGTTTCACACTAAAATCACCCACTCAGGGAAACTGAGCAGCCCATTTGACCCACTGTGCCCGCTCCCCATGGCAGAACTGATCTCAGGCCTGTGCAGTCGCAGAATCCTCCCAGGATGCACTCTGTTGATTACCTGTAGGCCTCGGGATGTGACAGACTTGGAGAGCTCTGTGGACTGCATTGGGGAGCTGCTAGGCTTCAACCAGCGCAGTGTGAAAGAATATGCTGAACAGTACTTCCAGGACAAGGGTCTGAATCTAAAGGAGAAGGCAGTGAGTTATCTATTGGCCAACCACCACCTCCTCACCATGTGTTACCTGCCAGCCCTCTGCCATATCTGCTGTGTGTGCTTGGACCACATATTCTCCAGTGGTGGGTCTCAGCTTTTACCCCAGCTTCCAAACACCCTCACCCAGGTCTACCTCCAGATCCTCTGTGCCTTTCTGAGCCGATGCCCAGGGAGCAGCACACCCCTGTTGCAGAGTCACAgggcagaggtcacactgctggGCCGCCTGGCCATGAGGGGCCTGGAGGGGAGCAAGATCGTGTTCTTGTCTGAAGAGGTTCCACCAGACCTGGTGGACTTCGCCACTAAGGCTGGTCTCCTCTCACAGGTGGACCTGACCCATGAGGATGGATCTAAAGGTCAGGGCTACACATTCATGCACCTCACCATGCAAGAGTTTCTGGGCGCGCTACACATCATGACCAGCGAGGACATCACAGAGGCCCAGCTCAGGAAGAAGTTCAACGTCAAGACCCGCTGGACTACGAAATCAGACCCCAAGACGGTTTTCACTGACTCCCTCCATCTGTATGTTTGTGGGCTTGCTGCACCAGCCTGCTCCTCTTACCTGCTCCAGCTTGTTCGGGGAGTGGGGGCTGTGGGGTGGGTGAAGAAACGCCTGGCACTAGTTCGCAAGTTGCTCCGAAGCCTGGCAATGAGCACCAACCTGACTGGGCCGAAGGTGGTGGAGCTGTGCCACTGTGTCCAGGAGACCCAGGATGCCCAGCTGGCCAGGGAGATGGTGGGGTCGCGACCCTGCTTTGAACTAAGGAACATCACATTGAACCCTGTTGATCTGGATGCCCTGGCCTTTGTCGTCTCGTCTGCTGGAGTGGGCATCGGGTTGGACTTTGGAGCCTGTTCTATGGAGCTGGAGTGTCTCGATATTCTACCCAGCTGCCAGCACATTGACTTTCTAAT TTTTCGAAGCCGTAAGTATGATGACAGATTTGCAGATAAACTTTCTTGCATCCTTCCCAGACTACCAACCCTGAAAAGATTTGA GTTTATCTGTGGTAACCTCACTGATGTGGGAGCTGCCAAACTTGCCAGAGCCCTAGAGAGCTGTCCACAGATCACAGAGCTTAA TTTCAGTGACAACAGCCTGACAGACAGAGGAGTCAGGGAGATTGCTGACATCTTTCCCAAGCTGCCCAGTCTGGCCTCTGTCTC GTTGGGGAGGAATGGCTGCTCTCTGGAGAGTATCTACATCCTTCTAGAGAAGATCACTTCCAGCCCCTCCATCCAGGGACTCTATGCTGA GGGAATGAAGGACGTCAGTGTCCTATTTGTCCCAAGCTTAGACATGAAATG TTCTAAGGATAAAACTGGACTGACTCTCAG CCTGTTGAACTGCAGATTCACTACTGACCAGATGAACAGACTGTGTCAGTTGCTAGCGAGATGTCctggtctctctgtcctgga TCTCTCAGGAGGCGACTTCAATGCTGATACTCTCAAGGCCCTGACCGACTCTCTACAGGAGCTGAACGTCTCCAAACAGATTGT TCTGAATGAGATTCCCATATCTATTGATGGGCTGATGGTTCTGACCAGTTTCCTGTCTGTATGTCCTGATGTGGTTCAAGTGTACATCAG CCTGCAGGAGCCTGTGCGGTCGTCCATATTTTTTGCTGGGGGGATAGAGAAACAACATCCTGAGATGTCTAAGAAACTTTG tctgattggctgtgcTCTTCGTCCCCCTCACTTGGACCATCTGTGTGAGAATCTGACGGACTGCTCTGCTCTGACTCTGCTGGA TATTTCCAACAATTCTCTGGGAAACAAAGGTCTAAAGAAGTTGTTAGACCTCTTACCTCAGTTTAGCACCATCCAGGAAATCAA TGTCAGTGAGAATGCAGTCAGCATGGAAGGGGTGGTACTGCTAGCTGACACGCTCTGCTCACACAGGAACATGAGCGAAGTGAATGTCAG TCAtggggggaagaagctgttccTGAAATTCCATTCCAGTAAAAG AATACAATCagaagcactcaggacctcaccAGATATGGAACAGGATAAGAAACTCAG tCTAACTCACAGTGATATCCAGCCCACTGACATGACCAGGCTGTGTAGAAGACTGGTACAGTGTCCCGGCCTACTGAAGATAGA TTTCTCCCATGGATCCCTGAAGGACGATGCCATTGAAAATCTATTGAATATCCTGCCTAAGATGACATCTCTTCAGCTGCTCAA TATGAGCCATGTCCAGATGTCTACGGACGGAGTGTTGTTATTGGTCAGATCTCTGATAGACTGTCAGCGTGTCAGAGCTGTGGAACTCCG GCCCCAAGGAGAAGCGTTCATCAAATTTGTCAACATGAAAGCAGAACAAGCAACTTGCAG ACTCACCCAGTACACACTGAGCAGTGGGGATGTGGAGAAACTCTCTGGGATCCTGGCGCAGTGTCCTCATTTGTCTGACCTGGA TTTATCCAGTAACCTCCTGAGAGACGAGGGAGTGAAGAGCTTTGTGGATTCTCTGCCAAGCCTGCGGATTGCCAGCTCAGTGAA TCTTAATGATAACAGACTGACCCAGATGGGGGCGCTCTACCTGGTGAACACAGTGACGACCTGTGAGAAGGTGGCTGCAGTTGAAGTCAG TTTGGGAACTGATGAGAGGTCGCTCATCCGCTTTGAACAGGACAGTGACTGTGGCAAAACTCTGAG TCTGAGAGAGTGTCATTTTGGGGCTGACCATCTGCAGAGACTTGCAGAGATTCTGACACGCTGTGCTGCTCAGTTGGTCAAACTGAG GATAAGAAACAACGGACTGAGTGTTCAGGTGATTGAAGACTTGGTGAAGCAGCTGAGGTGTGGTCACGTCCAACGCTATAtcag TATTGAGGAGCCATGGATCACAGCAGAAGCAGCTGTAAACCTGGTCTCCTGCTGCTTGAACCTGAACCCCAACATACACACCATTAG GGTAAATAAATCCACTGTACACATTACTTTGGACGAATGCCAAAATCCCACTGCTACCAG TGGTGGCACTTCTACAGACATGTCTGGCTCTCTGGCTACCGTGACCATAAG CCTGGTAGACTGTGCAGTGCAAGGGCACCACCTAGTGTCTCTGCAGACTGTGTTTCAGAGGTGTGTTCTGCTACAGGAGCTAGA TTTGTCATTGAACAGCATTGGTAGAGTGGGAGCAGAGTTGCTCTGCTCTGTCCTACCATCCTTAGCTAGTCTGAGGATACTCAG TCTTGAATCAAAAGAAACCTCTGAAGATGTGGTATTGCTCCTTGCCGAGGGGTTGTTGCAGGCTAAAAGCATTGAGAGCTTAAA tttGTTTGGTCATGTGATTACTGACAGAGGAGCTGTAGCTCTGACCAGAACACTCCAAAACTTTCCTCGTCTCAGAACAATCAA TCTGTCCCTCTGCTATGGTTGGACACCAGCAGGGGGCTTGGAGCTGGTGAGAGGGCTGGGACAGTGCCTCTCTCTGGAAGGGATCAG CCTTGACTCTGTACAGCTGGATGAGGAGAGCACAGTGTGCCTGGCCCAAGGGCTCCATGCTATGACCTCCTTGAAGAGGCTGAA TCTGAATAATAAAGTTACCATGGTGACTGGATCCCCATGGGAGGGGGCCACTCTGGTCCTGCTGGCCTCTCTGGAGGGGctcagagggatggaggagatagA GTTGGAGGGGATGAGGATGTCGGATAAAGGAGTGGAGGAGCTTATCAAACACCTGCCCACCTGGACAGGCCTGAGGAAGATCAG CCTGTCAGGAAACTGCATCAGTGACCAAGCAGGAGAGAGGCTGGTCCAGGCCCTGACAACCTGCACAGCACTGGAGGAGCTCAA TCTGTCCAGGAACAATCTCAGCCTTGCCTGTGCTGCCAAGATGGGACAAGTTCTGCCCACTCTCACTCACTTCAGGGTTCTAGA TCTCTCAGAGAATGAGATTGGTACAAAAGGATCTGTCAGTATCTCCAAAGCCTTGATCTCCATGAAgtatttgacaaagataca CTTGACCTCCATAGGGACTTCAGAGCTTGCTGGTCTGGCTGACAGCCTGGCTCACTGTGTCTGTGCAGAGGATGTCAG TTTTGCGTGGAATGATTGTGGAGATGATGTCGCAGTGAAGCTTGCCGAGGTTTTACCACAATGCCAGAAGCTAAGGAGACTTGA TCTAGAGTCTAACAGTATCAGCACTATTGGAGCAGAGGCACTTGCCAGAAGCTTACAGTCTTGTCCATCAGTTGAAGTGATCAG ACTGTGGAGGAATGTTATTTCTACCAGTGATGCCCAgaaactgagacagagagagaagaggctcAACTTCTCCTCCACATAG
- the nlrc5 gene encoding protein NLRC5 isoform X1 yields the protein MEAEEDVQTVLTQETHELADILGYQDDALLAILYEMMDSRARERLMRPASHRERILELLSYFRTADPAICRQFLQMVCMHCDMPMRLESRLMSVAGSVTSDPWPTPARETPSLCDPEEVIENNSHTLVDEYIPSQGWCVKRPRIDHVESYKAAVRRFLLQRWERVMQGVVTEVRLEEAWVSLRHRTHVRPRDRADGALSPSELLQGDEEGTVEDRVTVHALLGSEAQVTLLLGQAGSGKTLLMHCLGQKWTQGAFPSFHLLILLEFRQLNLVARPLSLKELLFRFFLPPEGGEEECTAVLDFILENPEKICLIFDGYDEFHTKITHSGKLSSPFDPLCPLPMAELISGLCSRRILPGCTLLITCRPRDVTDLESSVDCIGELLGFNQRSVKEYAEQYFQDKGLNLKEKAVSYLLANHHLLTMCYLPALCHICCVCLDHIFSSGGSQLLPQLPNTLTQVYLQILCAFLSRCPGSSTPLLQSHRAEVTLLGRLAMRGLEGSKIVFLSEEVPPDLVDFATKAGLLSQVDLTHEDGSKGQGYTFMHLTMQEFLGALHIMTSEDITEAQLRKKFNVKTRWTTKSDPKTVFTDSLHLYVCGLAAPACSSYLLQLVRGVGAVGWVKKRLALVRKLLRSLAMSTNLTGPKVVELCHCVQETQDAQLAREMVGSRPCFELRNITLNPVDLDALAFVVSSAGVGIGLDFGACSMELECLDILPSCQHIDFLIFRSRKYDDRFADKLSCILPRLPTLKRFEFICGNLTDVGAAKLARALESCPQITELNFSDNSLTDRGVREIADIFPKLPSLASVSLGRNGCSLESIYILLEKITSSPSIQGLYAEGMKDVSVLFVPSLDMKCSKDKTGLTLSLLNCRFTTDQMNRLCQLLARCPGLSVLDLSGGDFNADTLKALTDSLQELNVSKQIVLNEIPISIDGLMVLTSFLSVCPDVVQVYISLQEPVRSSIFFAGGIEKQHPEMSKKLCLIGCALRPPHLDHLCENLTDCSALTLLDISNNSLGNKGLKKLLDLLPQFSTIQEINVSENAVSMEGVVLLADTLCSHRNMSEVNVSHGGKKLFLKFHSSKRIQSEALRTSPDMEQDKKLSLTHSDIQPTDMTRLCRRLVQCPGLLKIDFSHGSLKDDAIENLLNILPKMTSLQLLNMSHVQMSTDGVLLLVRSLIDCQRVRAVELRPQGEAFIKFVNMKAEQATCRLTQYTLSSGDVEKLSGILAQCPHLSDLDLSSNLLRDEGVKSFVDSLPSLRIASSVNLNDNRLTQMGALYLVNTVTTCEKVAAVEVSLGTDERSLIRFEQDSDCGKTLSLRECHFGADHLQRLAEILTRCAAQLVKLRLSCNTLQREGLLALQNSLTTLSSLRTLEIRNNGLSVQVIEDLVKQLRCGHVQRYISIEEPWITAEAAVNLVSCCLNLNPNIHTIRVNKSTVHITLDECQNPTATSGGTSTDMSGSLATVTISLVDCAVQGHHLVSLQTVFQRCVLLQELDLSLNSIGRVGAELLCSVLPSLASLRILSLESKETSEDVVLLLAEGLLQAKSIESLNLFGHVITDRGAVALTRTLQNFPRLRTINLSLCYGWTPAGGLELVRGLGQCLSLEGISLDSVQLDEESTVCLAQGLHAMTSLKRLNLNNKVTMVTGSPWEGATLVLLASLEGLRGMEEIELEGMRMSDKGVEELIKHLPTWTGLRKISLSGNCISDQAGERLVQALTTCTALEELNLSRNNLSLACAAKMGQVLPTLTHFRVLDLSENEIGTKGSVSISKALISMKYLTKIHLTSIGTSELAGLADSLAHCVCAEDVSFAWNDCGDDVAVKLAEVLPQCQKLRRLDLESNSISTIGAEALARSLQSCPSVEVIRLWRNVISTSDAQKLRQREKRLNFSST from the exons GTGATCCTTGGCCTACACCGGCAAGAGAGACCCCATCCCTCTGTGATCCAG AAGAAGTCATTGAAAACAACAGCCATACCCTGGTTGATGAGTATATACCATCTCAAGGTTGGTGTGTAAAACGCCCACGAATAG ACCACGTAGAAAGCTACAAGGCTGCTGTGAGGAGATTTCTACTGCAGAGGTGGGAGAGGGTAATGCAGGGTGTGGTGACGGAGGTTCGCCTGGAAGAGGCCTGGGTCAGTCTGCGCCACAGAACCCATGTTAGACCCAGAGACAGGGCTGATGGAGCTCTGAGCCCCTCAGAGCTTCtgcagggggatgaggaggggactgTGGAGGACAGGGTGACTGTTCACGCCCTCCTGGGTTCAGAAGCCCAGGTCACACTGCTGTTAGGCCAGGCAGGGTCAGGGAAGACACTACTGATGCACTGCCTTGGCCAGAAATGGACACAGGGCGCCTTTCCCTCCTTTCACCTACTGATCCTGCTAGAGTTCCGCCAGCTCAACCTCGTGGCTCGGCCGCTCTCTCTGAAGGAGCTGCTCTTTCGCTTCTTCCTACCACCAGAGGGTGGGGAGGAGGAGTGTACCGCTGTACTTGACTTCATCCTTGAAAACCCTGAGAAAATATGCTTGATCTTTGATGGCTACGACGAGTTTCACACTAAAATCACCCACTCAGGGAAACTGAGCAGCCCATTTGACCCACTGTGCCCGCTCCCCATGGCAGAACTGATCTCAGGCCTGTGCAGTCGCAGAATCCTCCCAGGATGCACTCTGTTGATTACCTGTAGGCCTCGGGATGTGACAGACTTGGAGAGCTCTGTGGACTGCATTGGGGAGCTGCTAGGCTTCAACCAGCGCAGTGTGAAAGAATATGCTGAACAGTACTTCCAGGACAAGGGTCTGAATCTAAAGGAGAAGGCAGTGAGTTATCTATTGGCCAACCACCACCTCCTCACCATGTGTTACCTGCCAGCCCTCTGCCATATCTGCTGTGTGTGCTTGGACCACATATTCTCCAGTGGTGGGTCTCAGCTTTTACCCCAGCTTCCAAACACCCTCACCCAGGTCTACCTCCAGATCCTCTGTGCCTTTCTGAGCCGATGCCCAGGGAGCAGCACACCCCTGTTGCAGAGTCACAgggcagaggtcacactgctggGCCGCCTGGCCATGAGGGGCCTGGAGGGGAGCAAGATCGTGTTCTTGTCTGAAGAGGTTCCACCAGACCTGGTGGACTTCGCCACTAAGGCTGGTCTCCTCTCACAGGTGGACCTGACCCATGAGGATGGATCTAAAGGTCAGGGCTACACATTCATGCACCTCACCATGCAAGAGTTTCTGGGCGCGCTACACATCATGACCAGCGAGGACATCACAGAGGCCCAGCTCAGGAAGAAGTTCAACGTCAAGACCCGCTGGACTACGAAATCAGACCCCAAGACGGTTTTCACTGACTCCCTCCATCTGTATGTTTGTGGGCTTGCTGCACCAGCCTGCTCCTCTTACCTGCTCCAGCTTGTTCGGGGAGTGGGGGCTGTGGGGTGGGTGAAGAAACGCCTGGCACTAGTTCGCAAGTTGCTCCGAAGCCTGGCAATGAGCACCAACCTGACTGGGCCGAAGGTGGTGGAGCTGTGCCACTGTGTCCAGGAGACCCAGGATGCCCAGCTGGCCAGGGAGATGGTGGGGTCGCGACCCTGCTTTGAACTAAGGAACATCACATTGAACCCTGTTGATCTGGATGCCCTGGCCTTTGTCGTCTCGTCTGCTGGAGTGGGCATCGGGTTGGACTTTGGAGCCTGTTCTATGGAGCTGGAGTGTCTCGATATTCTACCCAGCTGCCAGCACATTGACTTTCTAAT TTTTCGAAGCCGTAAGTATGATGACAGATTTGCAGATAAACTTTCTTGCATCCTTCCCAGACTACCAACCCTGAAAAGATTTGA GTTTATCTGTGGTAACCTCACTGATGTGGGAGCTGCCAAACTTGCCAGAGCCCTAGAGAGCTGTCCACAGATCACAGAGCTTAA TTTCAGTGACAACAGCCTGACAGACAGAGGAGTCAGGGAGATTGCTGACATCTTTCCCAAGCTGCCCAGTCTGGCCTCTGTCTC GTTGGGGAGGAATGGCTGCTCTCTGGAGAGTATCTACATCCTTCTAGAGAAGATCACTTCCAGCCCCTCCATCCAGGGACTCTATGCTGA GGGAATGAAGGACGTCAGTGTCCTATTTGTCCCAAGCTTAGACATGAAATG TTCTAAGGATAAAACTGGACTGACTCTCAG CCTGTTGAACTGCAGATTCACTACTGACCAGATGAACAGACTGTGTCAGTTGCTAGCGAGATGTCctggtctctctgtcctgga TCTCTCAGGAGGCGACTTCAATGCTGATACTCTCAAGGCCCTGACCGACTCTCTACAGGAGCTGAACGTCTCCAAACAGATTGT TCTGAATGAGATTCCCATATCTATTGATGGGCTGATGGTTCTGACCAGTTTCCTGTCTGTATGTCCTGATGTGGTTCAAGTGTACATCAG CCTGCAGGAGCCTGTGCGGTCGTCCATATTTTTTGCTGGGGGGATAGAGAAACAACATCCTGAGATGTCTAAGAAACTTTG tctgattggctgtgcTCTTCGTCCCCCTCACTTGGACCATCTGTGTGAGAATCTGACGGACTGCTCTGCTCTGACTCTGCTGGA TATTTCCAACAATTCTCTGGGAAACAAAGGTCTAAAGAAGTTGTTAGACCTCTTACCTCAGTTTAGCACCATCCAGGAAATCAA TGTCAGTGAGAATGCAGTCAGCATGGAAGGGGTGGTACTGCTAGCTGACACGCTCTGCTCACACAGGAACATGAGCGAAGTGAATGTCAG TCAtggggggaagaagctgttccTGAAATTCCATTCCAGTAAAAG AATACAATCagaagcactcaggacctcaccAGATATGGAACAGGATAAGAAACTCAG tCTAACTCACAGTGATATCCAGCCCACTGACATGACCAGGCTGTGTAGAAGACTGGTACAGTGTCCCGGCCTACTGAAGATAGA TTTCTCCCATGGATCCCTGAAGGACGATGCCATTGAAAATCTATTGAATATCCTGCCTAAGATGACATCTCTTCAGCTGCTCAA TATGAGCCATGTCCAGATGTCTACGGACGGAGTGTTGTTATTGGTCAGATCTCTGATAGACTGTCAGCGTGTCAGAGCTGTGGAACTCCG GCCCCAAGGAGAAGCGTTCATCAAATTTGTCAACATGAAAGCAGAACAAGCAACTTGCAG ACTCACCCAGTACACACTGAGCAGTGGGGATGTGGAGAAACTCTCTGGGATCCTGGCGCAGTGTCCTCATTTGTCTGACCTGGA TTTATCCAGTAACCTCCTGAGAGACGAGGGAGTGAAGAGCTTTGTGGATTCTCTGCCAAGCCTGCGGATTGCCAGCTCAGTGAA TCTTAATGATAACAGACTGACCCAGATGGGGGCGCTCTACCTGGTGAACACAGTGACGACCTGTGAGAAGGTGGCTGCAGTTGAAGTCAG TTTGGGAACTGATGAGAGGTCGCTCATCCGCTTTGAACAGGACAGTGACTGTGGCAAAACTCTGAG TCTGAGAGAGTGTCATTTTGGGGCTGACCATCTGCAGAGACTTGCAGAGATTCTGACACGCTGTGCTGCTCAGTTGGTCAAACTGAG GTTATCCTGTAACACCCTGCAGAGAGAAGGCCTACTGGCTCTGCAGAACAGCCTGACTACCCTGTCCTCATTACGCACCCTGGA GATAAGAAACAACGGACTGAGTGTTCAGGTGATTGAAGACTTGGTGAAGCAGCTGAGGTGTGGTCACGTCCAACGCTATAtcag TATTGAGGAGCCATGGATCACAGCAGAAGCAGCTGTAAACCTGGTCTCCTGCTGCTTGAACCTGAACCCCAACATACACACCATTAG GGTAAATAAATCCACTGTACACATTACTTTGGACGAATGCCAAAATCCCACTGCTACCAG TGGTGGCACTTCTACAGACATGTCTGGCTCTCTGGCTACCGTGACCATAAG CCTGGTAGACTGTGCAGTGCAAGGGCACCACCTAGTGTCTCTGCAGACTGTGTTTCAGAGGTGTGTTCTGCTACAGGAGCTAGA TTTGTCATTGAACAGCATTGGTAGAGTGGGAGCAGAGTTGCTCTGCTCTGTCCTACCATCCTTAGCTAGTCTGAGGATACTCAG TCTTGAATCAAAAGAAACCTCTGAAGATGTGGTATTGCTCCTTGCCGAGGGGTTGTTGCAGGCTAAAAGCATTGAGAGCTTAAA tttGTTTGGTCATGTGATTACTGACAGAGGAGCTGTAGCTCTGACCAGAACACTCCAAAACTTTCCTCGTCTCAGAACAATCAA TCTGTCCCTCTGCTATGGTTGGACACCAGCAGGGGGCTTGGAGCTGGTGAGAGGGCTGGGACAGTGCCTCTCTCTGGAAGGGATCAG CCTTGACTCTGTACAGCTGGATGAGGAGAGCACAGTGTGCCTGGCCCAAGGGCTCCATGCTATGACCTCCTTGAAGAGGCTGAA TCTGAATAATAAAGTTACCATGGTGACTGGATCCCCATGGGAGGGGGCCACTCTGGTCCTGCTGGCCTCTCTGGAGGGGctcagagggatggaggagatagA GTTGGAGGGGATGAGGATGTCGGATAAAGGAGTGGAGGAGCTTATCAAACACCTGCCCACCTGGACAGGCCTGAGGAAGATCAG CCTGTCAGGAAACTGCATCAGTGACCAAGCAGGAGAGAGGCTGGTCCAGGCCCTGACAACCTGCACAGCACTGGAGGAGCTCAA TCTGTCCAGGAACAATCTCAGCCTTGCCTGTGCTGCCAAGATGGGACAAGTTCTGCCCACTCTCACTCACTTCAGGGTTCTAGA TCTCTCAGAGAATGAGATTGGTACAAAAGGATCTGTCAGTATCTCCAAAGCCTTGATCTCCATGAAgtatttgacaaagataca CTTGACCTCCATAGGGACTTCAGAGCTTGCTGGTCTGGCTGACAGCCTGGCTCACTGTGTCTGTGCAGAGGATGTCAG TTTTGCGTGGAATGATTGTGGAGATGATGTCGCAGTGAAGCTTGCCGAGGTTTTACCACAATGCCAGAAGCTAAGGAGACTTGA TCTAGAGTCTAACAGTATCAGCACTATTGGAGCAGAGGCACTTGCCAGAAGCTTACAGTCTTGTCCATCAGTTGAAGTGATCAG ACTGTGGAGGAATGTTATTTCTACCAGTGATGCCCAgaaactgagacagagagagaagaggctcAACTTCTCCTCCACATAG